One part of the Solea solea chromosome 1, fSolSol10.1, whole genome shotgun sequence genome encodes these proteins:
- the LOC131468373 gene encoding beta-1,4-galactosyltransferase 1-like, producing MLKKLFKLLMLFTVFSVACYAVLLLFVKTHKEHAIDELTAGTETLDVQLAALIKNQTTAGDQEKSAAGDTGSSNQQAASNKTLEPCPVDPPELVGPLLVEFKTERSLDEVRNLIGSDLQLGGRYKPPNCIAQQKVAIIIPFRNRNDHLKHWLYYLHPIFLRQQLDYGVYVINQDGDGTFNRAKLMNVGFAEALKEYDYECFVFSDVDLVPMDDRNLYRCFDSPRHLAVAMDKFGFHLPYNNYFGGVSSMTKEQFLKINGFPNSYWGWGGEDDDIYNRIFFRKMSVSRPDSQMGKYKMIKHERDVHNEPNPVNPDKIKHTSRTMDNDGFNKLTYNVKQIVKDVLFTLITVDINNPPS from the exons ATGTTGAAGAAACTCTTCAAACTCTTGATGCTTTTCACTGTCTTCAGTGTGGCGTGCTATgctgtgcttttgttgtttgtcaaaACCCACAAAGAGCACGCGATCGATGAGCTCACCGCGGGGACCGAGACCCTTGACGTGCAGCTGGCGGCTCTGATCAAGAACCAAACCACAGCAGGTGACCAAGAGAAGAGCGCAGCAGGAGACACGGGTTCAAGTAACCAGCAAGCTGCCAGTAACAAAACTTTGGAACCATGTCCCGTAGACCCTCCAGAACTTGTCGGTCCTTTGCTTGTGGAGTTTAAAACAGAACGGTCTTTGGATGAAGTGAGGAACTTAATCGGTTCGGATCTCCAGTTGGGAGGACGGTACAAGCCACCGAATTGTATCGCCCAACAGAAG GTGGCGATAATCATCCCATTTCGAAATCGAAATGACCACCTGAAGCACTGGCTGTACTACCTCCATCCCATATTCTTACGACAGCAGCTGGATTACGGAGTGTATGTCATCAACCAGGACGGAGACGGAACGTTCAACCGTGCAAAGCTGATGAACGTGGGCTTCGCCGAGGCACTGAAGGAGTATGATTACGAGTGCTTTGTCTTCTCCGACGTAGACCTGGTGCCGATGGATGACCGCAACCTCTACCGGTGTTTTGACAGCCCGCGACATTTGGCCGTGGCAATGGACAAATTTGGTTTCCATTTGCCCTACAACAATTACTTTGGCGGGGTTTCTTCGATGACCAAAGAGCAATTCTTGAAGATCAATGGCTTCCCGAACAGCTACTGGGGCTGGGGCGGCGAGGACGACGACATCTATAATCGAATCTTCTTCCGTAAGATGTCCGTTTCGCGGCCCGACTCCCAGATGGGAAAGTACAAAATGATCAAACATGAGAGAGATGTGCACAACGAGCCCAATCCAGTCAATCCcgacaaaatcaaacacactaGTCGTACCATGGACAATGATGGGTTCAATAAGCTCACGTATAACGTCAAGCAGATTGTGAAGGATGTGCTGTTCACTTTAATCACTGTAGATATCAACAATCCACCAAGCTGA
- the amer2 gene encoding APC membrane recruitment protein 2: MRELEGDDRVGVTECEIMEVQSECADPPVVPQCDPQPTGKINKAAFKLFGKRRTGSGVASFFSFRNKGATSNNGNSDNGNSLNGNSSTTEVELIRSKTYDGLTNSNNDTDGQRGEGLASQEAGPVRSLSKSLSFFSLLRRGSFRSGENGGSGLVRRGRGLKGFFSSMRWRRKTNDGDGEEVEANKEQDGDSTSSEKAKDITLTLEPPPHHHPEDCGKTEAEPNLQATETPITRVTLTPSHCVVMTGPSVEPDPPFPYTPTDSPLHPTIQKAKASVSSLSPSLATPPLDRCSAGDPPSEPSVDRLCSLLFTDVTSLKSFDSLTGCGDIIADADDEGAAGNGGSGTSSSSSGGGGGGGSVGAGVGRVVGITGATSCVSPSKPPLPSQLTQHMFSVSSSSVPVSLPARARAPPPPQQHPAGSGVVAYMGGGEEMASPEGVDDADMQGLWHMLPSTGDNSPALPRSHQPPSTTPTSTFPPHTNPSSSHFPLASRSSDRKVKALGLSKIPIVGAAGSRPAKSAHPHTHGRHPTSPGDKELLSDEGYCDTPSATPTATPDESGLQRNQKMALSRDSYSGDQLYDLYDDPEEQGDNEEQDGDDDLNSTPSPSTEYKLSPTSQTTIPSSSSSSSFQSLKGSTSLPRESKIPVSCRQMSPPSSVSQSALSSVLEAESLPPKTEAPPSARTRIPVSKVPVRRSGNKPGNRGSAHKK, encoded by the coding sequence ATGAGAGAGCTTGAGGGAGATGATAGAGTGGGAGTGACAGAGTGCGAGATAATGGAGGTGCAGTCTGAGTGTGCAGATCCTCCTGTGGTCCCTCAGTGTGACCCCCAGCCAACGGGGAAGATCAACAAAGCTGCCTTCAAACTCTTTGGAAAGCGACGTACTGGCTCCGGAGTGGCcagcttcttctccttcaggaACAAAGGGGCCACAAGCAACAATGGAAATTCTGACAATGGGAATTCTTTGAATGGAAACAGCTCAACAACAGAAGTGGAGCTTATCAGGAGCAAAACCTATGACGGACTTACAAACTCCAACAATGATACTGACGGACAGCGAGGGGAAGGGCTTGCCAGCCAGGAGGCAGGACCGGTGAGGTCTCTCAGCAAATCGTTGagtttcttctctctcctccgaCGCGGAAGTTTTAGGTCGGGTGAAAATGGAGGATCAGGACTTGTCAGAAGAGGGAGGGGCCTCAAGGGATTTTTTAGCAGCATGCGATGGAGACGCAAAACAAATGATGGAGACGGGGAAGAGGTGGAAGCTAACAAAGAGCAAGATGGGGATAGTACCAGCTCTGAAAAGGCGAAGGATATCACTCTCACCCTTGAACCACCTCCACATCATCACCCGGAGGATTGTGGGAAGACCGAGGCAGAACCTAACCTCCAAGCAACAGAGACTCCTATTACTCGTGTTACCCTGACACCTTCACACTGTGTTGTCATGACAGGACCATCTGTTGAGCCAGACCCCCCCTTTCCTTACACACCCACTGACTCGCCACTGCACCCTACTATTCAAAAAGCCAAAGCCTCAGTTTCCAGCCTCTCCCCTTCCCTCGCTACACCTCCATTGGATCGCTGCAGCGCGGGTGACCCACCCTCAGAACCGTCCGTGGACAGACTGTGTTCTCTCCTCTTCACTGACGTCACATCCCTCAAAAGCTTCGATTCACTGACGGGCTGTGGTGACATTATTGCCGATGCAGACGACGAGGGAGCAGCAGGTAATGGGGGCAGTggcacgagcagcagcagcagtggaggaggaggaggagggggtagTGTGGGAGCAGGTGTTGGGAGAGTTGTTGGTATCACCGGCGCCACATCCTGTGTATCCCCGTCCAAACCGCCTCTACCCTCCCAGCTGACCCAGCACATGTTCTCTGTTTCCTCAAGCTCAGTGCCTGTCTCCCTCCCAGCCCGGGCTCGGGCGCCACCTCCGCCACAGCAGCACCCAGCTGGTAGTGGTGTGGTGGCTTATATGGGTGGAGGGGAAGAAATGGCGAGTCCAGAGGGAGTAGACGATGCAGACATGCAGGGGCTGTGGCACATGCTGCCCTCCACCGGGGACAACTCTCCCGCTTTGCCCCGATCACACCAACCTCCCTCCACCACCCCCACATCCACTTTCCCCCCTCATACCAACCCCTCAAGCAGCCACTTCCCTCTAGCTTCCAGAAGTTCAGACCGAAAGGTCAAGGCACTGGGACTCAGTAAGATTCCAATAGTTGGCGCGGCGGGAAGTCGACCGGCTAAATCTGcccaccctcacacacacggtCGTCATCCAACATCACCCGGAGATAAAGAGCTGCTCAGTGACGAGGGCTACTGTGACACACCCTCAGCGACACCCACGGCAACACCTGATGAAAGCGGGCTGCAGCGTAACCAGAAGATGGCTCTGTCACGTGACAGCTACTCTGGAGACCAACTGTATGACCTTTACGATGACCCTGAGGAGCAAGGGGATAACGAAGAGCAGGATGGAGATGACGATCTAAACAGCACCCCATCTCCGTCTACTGAATACAAACTAAGCCCCACATCTCAGACAACtattccttcctcctcttcctcttcctcgttCCAATCACTGAAAGGCAGCACCAGCCTTCCTCGGGAATCCAAGATCCCGGTAAGCTGCAGACAAATGtcacctccctcctctgtgaGCCAGTCAGCCCTGTCATCTGTTCTAGAGGCTGAATCTCTTCCACCAAAGACTGAAGCGCCTCCCTCAGCTCGCACCAGAATCCCTGTATCCAAGGTGCCTGTCCGTCGTTCGGGAAACAAACCTGGCAACAGGGGATCTGCCCACAAGAAGTAG
- the mtmr6 gene encoding myotubularin-related protein 6: MEHIRTPKVEQVRLLDRFSNKFTNGTLYLTATHLIFVESNSNNSTSAGQEIWILHHHIASVEKLSLTTTGCPLVIQCRNFRVVHFVVQRERDCHDIYSSLLRLLRPVSYEELYAFSYNPKQNDQQREEGWQLIDLGAEFERMGVPCDQWQLTDVNRDYKVCETYPRDLYVPITASKPIIVGSSKFRSKGRFPVLTYFYQEKKAAVCRCSQPLSGFSARCLEDESMLQAISKANHNSRFVYVMDTRPKLNALANRAAGKGYENEDNYSNIRFQFVGIENIHVMRSSLQKMIEVIGSRSLSMSDYLVGLESSGWLRHIKAVVDAAVFLTKAVTVEGASVLVHCSDGWDRTAQVCSLGSLLMDPYYRTIKGFMVLIEKDWISFGHKFADRCDQLDGDPKEVSPIFTQFLECVWQLTEQFPQAFEFSEWFLLQIHEHVHSCQYGNFLGNNQRQREELHLRQRTHSLWAFLMSEKHNHLNPFYSPAYVESHPVLEPSTLPYHFKFWRNMYHQFDRSMHPRQSILITVLTLRENTRKAESNLQALENRLQQLGVTPITASEPTALPPGRDQQSNILPPRPDSLILGAPINHKEVQRQVEDDEQQEEVGEEAMESTNIERTVEGSSGTDSRKLSYGELEGSFNSELAKEEPAVVSLEFGVARMTC, encoded by the exons ATGGAGCACATCCGAACGCCAAAG GTGGAGCAGGTGCGACTGTTGGATCGTTTCAGCAACAAATTCACAAATGGCACACTGTACCTTACAGCTACACATCTCATCTTTGTGGAGAGCAACTCGAATAACTCCACCTCTGCTGGACAGGAGATCTGG ATTTTGCATCACCATATAGCCTCTGTGGAGAAACTCTCACTGACCACCACAGGCTGTCCTCTGGTCATCCAGTGCCGTAACTTCAGGGTGGTGCATTTTGTGgtacagagagagcgagactgTCATGACATTTACAGCTCCCTCCTCCGTCTTTTACGGCCAG TGTCCTACGAGGAGCTCTATGCTTTCTCCTACAACCCCAAACAGAACGACcagcagagagaggaagggtGGCAGCTCATCGACCTGGGAGCAGAGTTCGAGAGGATGGGTGTCCCCTGTGACCAGTGGCAGCTCACCGACGTCAACAGGGACTATAAA GTGTGTGAGACATATCCACGAGACCTGTATGTTCCCATCACAGCCAGTAAGCCTATCATTGTGGGGAGTTCCAAGTTCAGAAGCAAAGGACGCTTTCCTGTACTCACGTACTTCTACCAGGAGAAGAAG GCAGCAGTGTGTCGATGCAGTCAGCCTCTCTCTGGGTTCAGTGCACGATGCTTGGAGGACGAGAGCATGCTGCAGGCCATTAGCAAAGCTAATCACAACAGTCGGTTTGTTTACGTCATGGATACCAGGCCAAAG TTGAATGCACTAGCTAACCGAGCAGCAGGTAAAGGCTATGAGAACGAAGACAACTACTCCAACATCCGCTTCCAGTTTGTTGGCATTGAAAACATCCATGTGATGAGAAGCAGCCTGCAGAAAATGATTGAAG tgATTGGATCTCGTTCTCTCTCAATGAGCGACTACTTGGTTGGCCTGGAGAGCAGTGGCTGGCTGCGGCATATAAAGGCCGTTGTAGACGCAGCTGTCTTCCTCACCAAG GCGGTGACGGTGGAAGGAGCCAGTGTGTTGGTTCATTGTTCAGACGGTTGGGACAGAACAGCCCAAGTCTGCTCTCTGGGGTCCTTGCTCATGGACCCTTACTATCGCACCATCAAGGGCTTCATG gtATTGATTGAGAAAGACTGGATCTCATTTGGCCACAAGTTTGCTGACAG GTGTGATCAGCTGGACGGCGATCCAAAGGAGGTGTCGCCTATCTTTACTCAGTTCCTGGAGTGTGTATGGCAACTGACTGAACAGTTTCCACAG GCATTTGAGTTCAGCGAGTGGTTCCTGCTGCAAATCCATGAACACGTACACTCCTGCCAGTATGGAAATTTCCTCGGCAACaaccagagacagagggaggagttgCA TCTCAGACAGCGGACGCACTCCCTGTGGGCATTTCTAATGAGTGAAAAACACAACCACTTGAATCCGTTCTACAGCCCTGCATATGTTGAATCACACCCCGTGTTGGAGCCATCCACCCTGCCGTACCATTTCAA GTTCTGGCGGAACATGTATCATCAGTTTGATCGGTCCATGCACCCACGTCAGTCTATCCTCATAACCGTTCTGACTCTGAGAGAGAACACCCGTAAGGCAGAGAGCAATTTGCAAGCACTGGAGAAC AGGCTCCAACAACTCGGTGTGACCCCCATCACGGCCTCCGAACCAACTGCGCTTCCCCCCGGCAGGGATCAGCAGTCCAACATCCTCCCACCACGTCCCGACTCCCTCATTTTGGGGGCTCCTATCAACCACAAAGAGGTGCAGCGGCAGGTGGAGGACGacgagcagcaggaggaggtgggCGAGGAGGCCATGGAGAGCACTAACATAGAGCggactgtagagggcagcagtgGCACTGATAGCAGGAAGCTGAGCTATGGAGAGTTGGAGGGGTCATTTAACAGCGAGCTGGCCAAGGAAGAGCCTGCTGTTGTCAGTCTGGAGTTTGGAGTAGCACGCATGACCTGCTGA